The following nucleotide sequence is from Borreliella spielmanii.
TAAAGAGATTCCTTATGGTCTTTTAGGATATCCCGTTCTTATGAGTGCAGATATTTTAATGGCAAAAGCAAATTTAGTTCCCGTTGGGCGTGATAATGAATCTCACATTGAATTTGCAAGAGAACTTGCAAGAAGGTTTAACCATTTATACAAAAATAATTTTTTTCCAATACCCGAATCTGTTTTCACGGATTCTCGTCCTTTAGTGGGCATTTTCGGTAAAAATAAAATGAGCAAGAGTCTTAATAATGCAATTTTTTTAAACGATGATGAAAATTTGTTAGAAAAAAAAATTATGTCTATGTATACAGATCCAAATAGAATAAGGGCAGATGTCCCTGGTAATGTTGATGGTAACCCTGTTTTTATTTATCATAGTATTTTTAATAGTAATCATGAGGAAGTTGAAGATCTTAAAAGTAGGTACAAGAAGGGTAAAGTAGGTGATGTTGAAGTTAAGAAGAGATTGTTTTTAGCTTTGAATAACTTTTTAAAGCCAATCAGAGATAAAAGAAGTTTTTATGAAGCTAAAAAAAAAGACTATATTAATGAAATTATTTTTGATGGTACGAACAAGGCAAGGTCTATTGCAGGTAAAGTAGTAAAAGATGTGAAAGATTTAATAGGACTTTCAAAAACTTGGAATGGAATAAAATATGGTGCTGAAAAAAATAAAAAATGAAGAATGAAAATTATTGATTTTATGCTAGACTTATAGTGGTGATTAACTTATTATTTAAATCAAACAATATTAATTATTATGGTAGATTTGCCTTTTTTATTAAGCTTTTATTAAATTCTAATAGCTTAAACAAAATGTTTCTTTTTGCATAAATAACCTCGCTGAGCACCCTTGTTACTGGTTCTGTTTTTGAGATCCTCATCCATAAAGTTGCAACAATTTCGTTATTGGTTTTTAGCAATACTTTTAATCCTCCTGAGGCATCTCCTGTTCTAATCTTAGTTTGTCTTTTACCTTCATAGTTAATGATTTCGTAATCAACTATTGATAATTCTTGAAATAACTTATTGCTTTTAATCTCTTTAATTAATAGATTCTCATAATTGCTTTTTAAAATTTCTTGATTTTCTATTTTAAGATTTGTTAAATTAGCTTTCTTAGATGATACTATTACATTGCTATAGAAATTTGTTGTATTTAAAATATCTTTTAGGTTATATTTTTCTGTATAGTGGTTTTTAGACAATTTGCACCATATTTGGTAAAGTTCTTTCATTTTTAATAATTTTACGATACTAAGTAGAGTAGTAATTGGGTCTCTTACTCTTGAAGGGTGTATTATACAACCCCCATTAGATCCCTCTCCTGAGATTTTTACAATCAATCCCTGAGCTCTTAAGTCGTCTGCCATTTCTGTTAGATTGGCTTCTCCAACTTCTACTCTATAAACTTTGGCATTGAAAAAATTTGCAATTTTTTCAATATTTAAAGATGTTGCATCATTTGTTACTATTGCTATGTTATTTTTTATTCCTGTATAATAAAGATAGCTAAGCTCTGAAATTACTACAAGTGCAAATATTTTTTGTGCTTCGATGACATTTACAGTGTTTGTGGCTTTGTCTATAAACACCAGATTTCCCCTATCTCCATCACAATCGGGTACATATCCTAGCTCAAAAGAATTGTCTTGTATATATTTTTCTTGTAGCAGCTTTTTACATTCATTTAAAGATTTCCCTTCAGGAATAATATTATGCGTAAAAATACCTATTTTGTCATTATATAATTCTATTTTCAATCCCAAAGATTCTATTAATTCTTTATCTATTGAATTAATTCTGGAGCTTCCATTCATTTCTGCTATTATTCCAATTGGATTTTTTAGTATTCTTTCCTTTAAAATTTTAATATTTTTATTGTTAATATCGTTTTCATATGCTATTTCATGTATTAATGATTTATATGCTTTGTAAGATTGGTTTTTATTGTTTTTTTCCAACTTTATTGTTTTGTTATAATATTCTAAATGAGATTTGTTTTCATTAAATTTGTTTAAAGTATTAATTAAGTAGTTTATTAACTTTTCATTTTGGCTATTATTTTTAATTTGTTTTATTATTTCATTTGTTTTTGCAGAATTTAGTACGCCACCATCGTTTAATCCTATTTTTATTCCATTGTATCCTGTTGGATTATGGCTTGCAGAGATATAAATGAAACCTTTTAAATCTTTGCTGTTTTTTGTAAAAGCCAAAATTTCAGTTATTGGAAGTATGCCAAAAAACTTAATCTTTTCTTTACTTGTTATTAATATTTTCATTGTTATTTCTGCAATAATGTTACCAGTTGGTCTTGAGTCCAATCCCAATCCAATATAGGGTTTGGATTTATTTTTAAAATAATTTGATATTGTAAAGATTATTAGTGCTATTAGTACTTTATCTTCGTTGCCTATTTCATTTTCTATTGAATTTTCATTTTTTGATTTTGCAAAGATTTTTCTAAATCCCGAAGGAGACAATATCATATCATCAAAAGCTTTTTTAAAATTTTTCATGTTAAGTGAATATTGTTTAAGCATGTAAATTTCTTCTCATTGATATTCTAGCCATATTATTGCTATAATAATCAATAATATGCTCGCTTATATTATTATACTTAAAAATTTATTTTTTTGCTTGTATTAATAGCTTTATTTTAAGGTTTTGGTTTTTACTGATGAATTTTAAGGTTGATAAAATTTTTTCTAAAACGATACTCAAAAAACTTAATTCTGGTGAAATAGGGGTTAATAATTTTGATTCCATAAAATATTTTCCTTGTGATAGTCATGAAAATATTTTTAATATTTCGGATAAAATTTCGAGGTTTAAGTTTAACAAAGGCTTAGTTGAAGATAATTTAAAAAAATATTTTTATGATTTTTCTAAATTTTTGAATTCAGAAGAAGGTGATTATTATATTTTTTCTTCTTGTGATCTTGAAAAATTAGGACTACTTCTTTTCCCATATCTTTCTT
It contains:
- the trpS gene encoding tryptophan--tRNA ligase, producing MKRKVMLTGDRPTGALHLGHYVGSVVNRLKFQEEYETYFIIADLHTLTTKPDLKSINTIPFNVREMVLDYLACGINPNKVSIYLQSAIPELIELYLIFSMIVTVARLQRIPSIKDMSIAAGLKEIPYGLLGYPVLMSADILMAKANLVPVGRDNESHIEFARELARRFNHLYKNNFFPIPESVFTDSRPLVGIFGKNKMSKSLNNAIFLNDDENLLEKKIMSMYTDPNRIRADVPGNVDGNPVFIYHSIFNSNHEEVEDLKSRYKKGKVGDVEVKKRLFLALNNFLKPIRDKRSFYEAKKKDYINEIIFDGTNKARSIAGKVVKDVKDLIGLSKTWNGIKYGAEKNKK
- a CDS encoding phosphoglucomutase: MLKQYSLNMKNFKKAFDDMILSPSGFRKIFAKSKNENSIENEIGNEDKVLIALIIFTISNYFKNKSKPYIGLGLDSRPTGNIIAEITMKILITSKEKIKFFGILPITEILAFTKNSKDLKGFIYISASHNPTGYNGIKIGLNDGGVLNSAKTNEIIKQIKNNSQNEKLINYLINTLNKFNENKSHLEYYNKTIKLEKNNKNQSYKAYKSLIHEIAYENDINNKNIKILKERILKNPIGIIAEMNGSSRINSIDKELIESLGLKIELYNDKIGIFTHNIIPEGKSLNECKKLLQEKYIQDNSFELGYVPDCDGDRGNLVFIDKATNTVNVIEAQKIFALVVISELSYLYYTGIKNNIAIVTNDATSLNIEKIANFFNAKVYRVEVGEANLTEMADDLRAQGLIVKISGEGSNGGCIIHPSRVRDPITTLLSIVKLLKMKELYQIWCKLSKNHYTEKYNLKDILNTTNFYSNVIVSSKKANLTNLKIENQEILKSNYENLLIKEIKSNKLFQELSIVDYEIINYEGKRQTKIRTGDASGGLKVLLKTNNEIVATLWMRISKTEPVTRVLSEVIYAKRNILFKLLEFNKSLIKKANLP